The segment ATTGCCGGTGAAGCGCGACCTGTCGTGCCCCGGACCCGCCGGTGAAATCCCGCTGCGGCTGTATGACGCGCGCGACAATCGCGAGGCCGGGCCGGTGGTCATGTTCTTTCACGGCGGCGGCTTCGTGATCGGCGATCTGGAAACGCACGATGCGTTCTGCACCGAGCTTGCGATCGGCCTCGACCTGCCGGTGGTGGCGGTCGATTATCGTCTCGCGCCCGAGGCGCCCTTCCCCGCGGCGCCGGAGGATTGCGAAGCGGCGACCCGCTGGGTGGCATCCAACCCGGCCGAGCTCGGCCGGCAAGCCACCGGCCTCATCACCACCGGTGACAGCGCGGGCGGCAACCTCGCGATCGTGATCGCGCAGGCGCTGTCCGATCGCCCGGCCGAGGTCCCGGTAATCCTGCAGGCCCCGATCTACCCGGTGGCGAGCGCCGTGGAAGAGACCGGCAGCTTCAAGAGCTTTGGCGAAGGCTTCCTGCTGACCGCGCGGACGATGGGGTTCTTCTCGAGCAGCTACGCCGCCGACCCGCAGGACAAGCGCAACTATCCCATCCTGCACGACAACCATGCGGCTAGCCCGCCGACTGTGCTGATCACCGCGGGGCTCGATCCGCTGCGCGATTCGGGCCGCGAGTATGCCGCGCACCTGATCCAGCACGGGGTCGACGTGATCTACCTGGAGGCGAAGGGCAACGTCCACGGCTTCATCACCATCCGCAAGGCGGTGCCGAGCGCGCAGGGCGACGTCGAATCGTTCGTGGCGGCGGTCAAGCTGATGCTGGAACGACACCGTGGCTGAGCTCGGTTACCGCCTGTGCGTCGGGGTGATGATGGTCAATCCTGACGGCAAGGTGTTCGTCGGCAAGCGGATCGACACCAAGGAAGGCGACTGGTGGCAGATGCCCCAGGGCGGCGTCGATCCGGGCGAGGATCTCGCCGACGCGGCCTTGCGGGAACTGGCCGAGGAGACCGGTGCCAGCGCGGAGTCGGTGTCACTGATTGGGCGGCTCGACGAGCCGATGCGCTATGACTTGCCCGAAGAACTGATCGGCAAGCTATGGGGCGGCCAGTATCGCGGGCAGGAGCAGGTGTGGTTCCTGGCCCGGTTCAACGGCGCTGAAGAGGAGCTTGACCTCAATCTTCATAGCGAACCGGAATTCTCCGAGTATCGCTGGGTCGATCTTGAAGACCTGCCGGACTTGATCGTGCCGTTCAAGAAGCGCGTTTATCGCGCGGTGGTCGAAGGGTTTCGCGCGCTCGTCTGACCTGGCGCGGACATGCTCAATTCTGCTGAGTCACCACCGCGTCGGGCATCACCGCTTCGGCGGTGAGGACGCGCTGCTGCGGCCCCTTGGCGATGGCGGCGGCAAGTTCCGCGGTTTCCGCGCACCGATCGCCGCAGATCGACTGCAGCTTGGCGAGGTTGCGGCGCGCTTTTTCGACCGCGCCCTTCTCCACCAGCGCGGCTCCTTCGCCCGACAGCGCGGCAAGGTTGTCCGGTTCCCGTTCCAGCGCGAGGCGATAGTAACGGATCGCCTTGCCCTGCAATCCATTGAGCCGCGCGGCTTCCGCCAGGTTGAGGAAGATCGGGGTCGCGGCCGGGTCGATCGTCAGCGCCGCTTCGAAGGCGTCGACTGCTTTCTCAGGCTCACCCGCCGCCAGGTTCGCGCGTCCTTGCGCCACCAGCGCGGCGGCACGCGGATCGGTTACGTGGTCGTTCCCCTGCCCGACGCTGGCGGTCACCGCGAGAACGGCAGCAAGGGCGGCGGCGGGAACGGCGTAACGCATCAGCAACTCCTTCAGGCCCGTCCTTTGATCACGCATCCGGTGTTCAGCGGGCCTGGCCATCGGCGGCATTGTTACCACGGGCGAGTGAGACGTGCGATGAAAAAGCCGTCCGTGCCATCTGCAAACGGTGCCAGCCGCCATCCTTTCCTGCGCGGGCTACCAAGCGGGAGATCGAGCGAGTCGGGCACCCACCCGGGGTGCCGCGCCAGGAAGCTTTCGGCCTGATCCGCTCCCTCGGCGTCGAGCAGCGAGCAGGTCACGAACACCAGCCTTCCGCCCGGCCGCACCAGCTGCGCGCCGATGTCGAGCAGCCGCTCCTGCACCGTAACGAACCGGGCGAGGCGTTCGGGGGTCAGCCGCCAGCGCGCTTCCGGATTGCGCCGCCAGGTGCCGGTGCCCGAGCACGGCGCATCGACGAGCACCGCGTCGGCTGTGCCGGCAAACTCGGCCAGCATGGCGAGTTCCTTGCCGGGATCGATCAAGCGCGTCTCGATCATGCCGGCGCCGGCCCGCTCGGCCCGGGGGCCAAGCCGGGACAGGCGATTGCGGTCGCTGTCGGAGGCGATCAGCACCCCGCGATTGTCCATCATCGCCGCCAGCGCCAACGTCTTGCCGCCCGCCCCGGCGCAAAGGTCGATTACCGTTTCACCCGGCTGCGCGGCCACGGCCAGACAGGCAAACTGGGAGCCGGTGTCCTGCACTTCCACCAGTCCATCGCGGAAGGCGTCCCAGCTTTCGACCGGCGCGCCCGGTTCCACGCGGAGACCGTTCGGCGCGTCGGTGACGTGCGCGGGAACGGGCAGTTGCACCGTCTCGCGCGCTGCTTTGAGCGTGTTCACCCGCAGATCAAGCGGCGCGCGATCTAGCAAAGCGGCGGCATCCTTCCCGTCGACTCCCGACGCGGCCAACAGCGCGGCAAGCCAGTCCGGCGCCAGACCGCCCCGGGCAACCGGCTCTCCTTCACGGATCGGTGCCGGCCCATGCGCCGAGCCGTCGAACAAACCCGCGATCGCCTCGTCATCGCTAGCCAGCGCGAGCATCGCGGCGCGGCCGCTGTCAGGAACGGGACCGGACACCCGGATCGCGCGGTATACGAGCTCGCGCACCGCCCGGCGGTCCTTGGATCCGGCGTAGCGGCGGGTGCGAAAGTATTCCGCGATCAGGCGGTCGGCAGGGGCCCCATCGGATCGCGCCGCCTCGATCACCGCGTCGAGCAACTCGATCGCCGCCTGAACGCGGGCAGCAGGAGTCATTGGCCGGGCTCGCGCACGGTCATCGGGTCGGGTAGTTCGGCGCCTCGCGCGTGATCGCGACGTCGTGGACATGGCTCTCTGCGAGCCCCGCCCCGGTGATCCGCACGAAGCGGGCCTTGTCGCGCAATTGCTCCAGCGTGGCGGAGCCGGTGTAGCCCATCGCGGCCTTGATCCCGCCGACCAGTTGATGGACCACGTCCTTCGCCGGTCCCTTGTAAGGCACCTGCCCCTCGATCCCTTCGGGCACCAGCTTCAAGGCGGATACGTCCTGCTGGAAATACCGGTCGGCAGACCCGCGCGCCATCGCGCCGACGCTGCCCATCCCGCGATACGCCTTGTAGCTGCGGCCCTGGTACAGGAACGTCTCGCCCGGACTTTCTTCGGTGCCCGCGAGCAACGAACCGATCATCACGCACGCCGCGCCGGCGGCGAGCGCCTTGGCCGCATCGCCGCTGGTGCGCAGGCCGCCATCGGCGATGATCGGCACGCCCGACCGTGCCGCCTCCTCCGCGCATTCCAGCACCGCGGTAAGCTGCGGCACGCCCACGCCCGCGACGACCCGGGTGGTGCAGATCGAGCCTGGCCCAATGCCGACTTTGACCGCGTCAGCCCCGGCGTCGATCAGCGCACGAGTCGCTTCCGCCGTCGCCACGTTGCCAGCCACGATCTGGACCGAGTTCGACAGCATCTTGGCGCGTTCGACCGCGCGCGCCACATCCTTGTTATGCCCATGCGCGGTGTCGATGATGACCACGTCGCATTCGGCGGCGATCAGCGCTTCGGTGCGGGCGAAGCCCTTGTCGCCGACCGTGGTCGCGGCGGCGACGCGCAGCCGTCCGCTCTCATCCTTGGTGGCGGCGGGATAGTTCACCGCCTTCTCGATGTCCTTGACGGTGATCAGGCCCACGCATTTGTAGGCGTCGTCCACCACCAGCAGCTTTTCGATCCGCCGCTGGTGCAGCAGTCGGCGCGCCTCCTCCTGGCTGGTGCCGAGCGGGACGACAGCAAGGTTGTCGCGCGTCATCAGTTCCTTGACCGGCTGGCCCGGGTTCTCCGCAAATCGCACGTCGCGGTTGGTCAGGATGCCGCACAGCTTGCCTTCGCCATCGGTCACCGGGATGCCGCTGATCCGGTTGGCGGTCATCAGCGCCTGCGCCTCGCCCAGGGTCGCGTCGGGGCTGATGGTGATCGGGTTGACCACCATGCCGCTTTCGAACCGCTTGACCGCGCGCACCGCGGCGACCTGTTCTTCCAGCTCAAGGTTGCGGTGGAGCACCCCGATGCCGCCCAGCTGCGCCATGACGATCGCCATGTCGGCTTCGGTCACGGTGTCCATCGCCGCAGAGATGACCGGGATGTTGAGCGCGATCCCGCGGGTCAGCATCGTGCGGGTGTCGGCCATGCTCGGCACGATGTCGCTTTCGCCCGGACGCAGCAGCACGTCGTCGAAGGTGAGGCCAAGGGGGATGTCGTAGTGCGCCACTTCGGTGCTTTCCGCCGGAGGAATGGTGGCGGCCCATCTAACGAGAGTGGCGCCCAGCGGCTAGGGGGCGGCGGGAGTTTTTCCCGCAACGCCCGGCCAGCGTGCCGGATCGGCGAAATGCCGCACCAGCGCTGCGGTCAGCAACAGGTCGTCGGCCGCTCCGCCCAGTTCCACGCCCGCGGGCTCGTCACTCGGCTGGTGATAGTGCTCGGCGGTATAGCGACCGAGCGGGCCCGGCAGAGCGAACGCGCTGGTGACCGACACCGCGGGCACATCGCGCTGCAACAGCGCCCAGCCGTCCTGCCGGCGGACATAATCCTGCGCCAGCCGCTCGTCGCTTTCGCTGCGCCCCATCTGGGCGATCACTTGGAGGATACCGGGATCGAGGCGGGTCAACCCCTTGCCCACGATCGCCACCGGGCTTCCCGCAGGCGCGACCGCGACCGTATCGAGGTTGAAGGCCGCCACGATCGTGTCGAGCGGGATCGGGGGGTTCTCGGCAAACGCCTGCGCGCCAAGCAGGCCCCATTCCTCGGCCGTGGTGGCGAGGAAATAAACATCGCGCTCCAGCCGGGGACCGGCGGCAAGGCGCCGGGCGAGTTCCGTCATGACCGCAAGCCCGCTCGCGTTGTCGACCGCGCCGTTGCAGATGAGATCGGTCGCGGGCGGCTCGGCACAGGTGCCGAAGTGGTCCCAGTGTCCCAGGACCAGCACCGCGCCGGCGCTGGAACGACGGCCCGGCAACCGCGCGACGAGGTTGTAGGTCCGCACCGTTCCGGGGATGGAGGTGGCCTCGAGCGTGGCCGAAAGATTGAGCGGGGTGGGCCGGAAGTCGTCTTCGCCAGCCGCCCGCAGCAGGGCCGCCCAGCGCTCTTGTCCCACCAGGGTGCTCATGGCCGCGCGCGACAGGTACCCGTCAATGGCCCCGCCATCGTCCGCACCGCCCAGCCGGTAACTGCCACGCCGGCGGTTGGCCGTCAGCCCCGCCAGCTCCCGCTCGTCCATCACCACGGCCAGCACGGCGGAGGCGCCCGCGCTCAGCAGCGCGTTGCGCTGCTCGACCTGCCCTTCGTGATCCCACAGCATGACCGCAACCCGCCCCGCCAGGACCGACCGGTCGAGTTGTCCGCCCGCCGTGCCGACAAACACCACGGGCGCACGTTCCACCAGGCCGCGCTGGGCGCTGGTGAACACCGCTGCGTCGCCAGCGGCCAGCGGAATCGCTCGACCCCCGGCAGTAAACCGCGCAGTGCCGCGCTCCGGCAGGCTAAGCGCCAGCTCCACCGGGGCGAACCACGGGTTGGCGGGATCGTTGGTGCCCGATTCGAGACCCGCCGCCTGCCACTCGCGCGCCAGGTAGCGGAGCGTCTGCGCCTCACCCTCCGTGCCCGGCCGCCGGCCGCCGAACTCGTCGCTGGCGAGAATGCCGATATGCTTGGCCAGCGCCGCCTGGATCGCGGCGTTGTCACGCGACAGCGGCGAGGACGCCGGCGACACGGTGGTGCAGCCGGTCACCGCCAGCAGCACCGTCGCCGGGATCAGCAGCAACGCGGCGCGCATCGTTGGCCCCTGTGCGAGTGTGCGAGGGAGAATTCCCGCTGCCAATCTATTCAGTGGTCCAACCGCCGTCGACGCTCCAGTTGGCGCCGGTGACGTTTTGCGCTTCGTCGCGGCAGAGGAACGTGGCGATCGCCCCGACCTCGTCCGGCTGCACGAACTTCTTGGTCGCCTGTTTCACCAGCAGGACATCGTTGATGACCTGCTCGCGCGTCATCCCGCGCGCCTCCATCGTGTCGGGAATCTGGTTCTCGACCAGCGAAGTCCAGACATAGCCAGGGCTGATGCAGTTGGCGGTGATGCCATGCGGCGCGACTTCGAGCGCCACCGTCTTGGTGAACCCGTCGAGCCCGTGCTTGGCGGCGTTGTAGGCGGACTTGAACGGCGAGGCGACCTTGGAGTGCGCGCTGGCGGTGTTGATGATCCGCCCCCACCCCTTCGCCTTCATGTGCGGCACCGCGAGCCGGGTGGTGTGAAACGCCGCCGTCAGGTTCAGCGCGATGATCAGGTTCCACTTGTCGACCGGAAACTCCTCCACCGGCGAGACGTGCTGGATGCCCGCGTTGTTCACCAGGATGTCGACCGGCCCCGCGCCGGCCATCAACGCCGCGCACCCGTCTTCGGTGGTGAGGTCAGCCTCCACGTGCGTGGCGTCCAGTTCTGCGCGCAGGTCGGCGATCGCCTGCTCGTCACCAAAGCCGCTCAGCATCACTTCCGCGCCCTCGGCCCGCAGTGCTCGCGCGATGGCCAGGCCAATGCCCGAAGTGGAGCCGGTGACCAGCGCGCGCTTGCCGTTCAGGAACATTGCACCCCCAGAAGAATTGATCGGCCAACGGCCACGACACGTGCCTTCGCGAAGCGCGTGGGCACTGTCCAGCCATATCACGGCTCCGCACGAGAGAACGGGGCGTCACAGCGGGGGAGAGCGCATGCGGCTCAACAGGTTCGATCCATCCAGCATCAACGTCCGCGGTGGCGGCGGCGGTTTCCCCGGCGGCGTGGGCGGAGGCGCCGGTTGCGGCACTATCGTCATCGCGCTGATCGCGGCACTGGTGTTCGGGGTCGATCCGACATCCATGCTCGGCGGAATGCAGGGCGATGGCGCGGGCACAGTCCAGCAGGGTGATGGGTCTGCGCAATCGGTCGAGCAGCTGTGCACGCAGAACGCTTACGCTACCGAAGCGTGCAACGCGCTTCAGTCGCTCGACCAGACCTGGGCGCCTGCGTTCCAGGCCGCCAACATCGAGTTTCGCCAGCCCACGCTCAACTTCTACACCGGGGGCACCCAATCCGGGTGTGGTGGCGCCTCATCCGCCATGGGCCCGTTCTACTGCCCGGCGGACGAAGGTATCTATATCGACACCGGGTTTTACGACCAGATGCAGCAGCAACTGGGCGCCGGCGGCGACTTTGCCCGCTATTACGTCATGGCGCACGAGTACGGGCACCACATCCAGAAGCTGACGGGGGTGGCTGACGCAATCCGCAGTGCGCAAAGCCAGAACCCGCAAGGTGCAAATCAGCTGCAGGTGCGCATGGAGCTTCAGGCCGATTGTTACGCGGGCGTGTGGGCAGGCAAGAACCGCAACCTGATCGAGCCCGGCGATTTCGAAGAGGGCATGACCGCGGCGAGCGCTATCGGCGACGACAGGCTGACAGGCGGCCGGGTAAGCTCCGAAAACTTCACCCACGGAACCAGTGCCCAGCGCAGCGCGGCCCTGCGCGCCGGGCTGGAAAGCGGCGACGACACCGTGTGCGACCGCTATGTTCAGGTCGGCTGAGGTGTTGCGAACGCCAATCCTGGCACTCGCCGCGCTGGCGTCTGCTGCCCCGCTAGCGGCGCGCGAGGCGCAGGAGACGGCAATCGGACGCTCTCCCGATGTCGAGGACGTCGCCATGACGCCGCTCAACGATCTCAATCTGGCGCGGGAGGAGCTTCCGGCCGTGCTCGAGGCGGCCGCCGTCGATCCGTATGCCAGCACCGGCCTGACCGACTGCCGCGCCATCGAGGCGGCGATTGCCGACCTCGACCTGACCTTGGGCCCCGACCTTGATGTCTCACGGGTGCAGGGGGATCGGCTGAGCACGGGGCGCATCGCC is part of the Altererythrobacter sp. TH136 genome and harbors:
- the guaB gene encoding IMP dehydrogenase produces the protein MAHYDIPLGLTFDDVLLRPGESDIVPSMADTRTMLTRGIALNIPVISAAMDTVTEADMAIVMAQLGGIGVLHRNLELEEQVAAVRAVKRFESGMVVNPITISPDATLGEAQALMTANRISGIPVTDGEGKLCGILTNRDVRFAENPGQPVKELMTRDNLAVVPLGTSQEEARRLLHQRRIEKLLVVDDAYKCVGLITVKDIEKAVNYPAATKDESGRLRVAAATTVGDKGFARTEALIAAECDVVIIDTAHGHNKDVARAVERAKMLSNSVQIVAGNVATAEATRALIDAGADAVKVGIGPGSICTTRVVAGVGVPQLTAVLECAEEAARSGVPIIADGGLRTSGDAAKALAAGAACVMIGSLLAGTEESPGETFLYQGRSYKAYRGMGSVGAMARGSADRYFQQDVSALKLVPEGIEGQVPYKGPAKDVVHQLVGGIKAAMGYTGSATLEQLRDKARFVRITGAGLAESHVHDVAITREAPNYPTR
- a CDS encoding neutral zinc metallopeptidase, with translation MRLNRFDPSSINVRGGGGGFPGGVGGGAGCGTIVIALIAALVFGVDPTSMLGGMQGDGAGTVQQGDGSAQSVEQLCTQNAYATEACNALQSLDQTWAPAFQAANIEFRQPTLNFYTGGTQSGCGGASSAMGPFYCPADEGIYIDTGFYDQMQQQLGAGGDFARYYVMAHEYGHHIQKLTGVADAIRSAQSQNPQGANQLQVRMELQADCYAGVWAGKNRNLIEPGDFEEGMTAASAIGDDRLTGGRVSSENFTHGTSAQRSAALRAGLESGDDTVCDRYVQVG
- a CDS encoding tetratricopeptide repeat protein, whose translation is MRYAVPAAALAAVLAVTASVGQGNDHVTDPRAAALVAQGRANLAAGEPEKAVDAFEAALTIDPAATPIFLNLAEAARLNGLQGKAIRYYRLALEREPDNLAALSGEGAALVEKGAVEKARRNLAKLQSICGDRCAETAELAAAIAKGPQQRVLTAEAVMPDAVVTQQN
- a CDS encoding 3-hydroxybutyrate dehydrogenase, coding for MFLNGKRALVTGSTSGIGLAIARALRAEGAEVMLSGFGDEQAIADLRAELDATHVEADLTTEDGCAALMAGAGPVDILVNNAGIQHVSPVEEFPVDKWNLIIALNLTAAFHTTRLAVPHMKAKGWGRIINTASAHSKVASPFKSAYNAAKHGLDGFTKTVALEVAPHGITANCISPGYVWTSLVENQIPDTMEARGMTREQVINDVLLVKQATKKFVQPDEVGAIATFLCRDEAQNVTGANWSVDGGWTTE
- a CDS encoding RsmB/NOP family class I SAM-dependent RNA methyltransferase, producing the protein MTPAARVQAAIELLDAVIEAARSDGAPADRLIAEYFRTRRYAGSKDRRAVRELVYRAIRVSGPVPDSGRAAMLALASDDEAIAGLFDGSAHGPAPIREGEPVARGGLAPDWLAALLAASGVDGKDAAALLDRAPLDLRVNTLKAARETVQLPVPAHVTDAPNGLRVEPGAPVESWDAFRDGLVEVQDTGSQFACLAVAAQPGETVIDLCAGAGGKTLALAAMMDNRGVLIASDSDRNRLSRLGPRAERAGAGMIETRLIDPGKELAMLAEFAGTADAVLVDAPCSGTGTWRRNPEARWRLTPERLARFVTVQERLLDIGAQLVRPGGRLVFVTCSLLDAEGADQAESFLARHPGWVPDSLDLPLGSPRRKGWRLAPFADGTDGFFIARLTRPW
- a CDS encoding RNA pyrophosphohydrolase, which produces MMVNPDGKVFVGKRIDTKEGDWWQMPQGGVDPGEDLADAALRELAEETGASAESVSLIGRLDEPMRYDLPEELIGKLWGGQYRGQEQVWFLARFNGAEEELDLNLHSEPEFSEYRWVDLEDLPDLIVPFKKRVYRAVVEGFRALV
- a CDS encoding M20/M25/M40 family metallo-hydrolase; this translates as MRAALLLIPATVLLAVTGCTTVSPASSPLSRDNAAIQAALAKHIGILASDEFGGRRPGTEGEAQTLRYLAREWQAAGLESGTNDPANPWFAPVELALSLPERGTARFTAGGRAIPLAAGDAAVFTSAQRGLVERAPVVFVGTAGGQLDRSVLAGRVAVMLWDHEGQVEQRNALLSAGASAVLAVVMDERELAGLTANRRRGSYRLGGADDGGAIDGYLSRAAMSTLVGQERWAALLRAAGEDDFRPTPLNLSATLEATSIPGTVRTYNLVARLPGRRSSAGAVLVLGHWDHFGTCAEPPATDLICNGAVDNASGLAVMTELARRLAAGPRLERDVYFLATTAEEWGLLGAQAFAENPPIPLDTIVAAFNLDTVAVAPAGSPVAIVGKGLTRLDPGILQVIAQMGRSESDERLAQDYVRRQDGWALLQRDVPAVSVTSAFALPGPLGRYTAEHYHQPSDEPAGVELGGAADDLLLTAALVRHFADPARWPGVAGKTPAAP
- a CDS encoding alpha/beta hydrolase, with translation MADTEHYVRDDVRGFLAMLEQLGGPQMDEIPVDQARAGYVAMKSLAEVDPRELPVKRDLSCPGPAGEIPLRLYDARDNREAGPVVMFFHGGGFVIGDLETHDAFCTELAIGLDLPVVAVDYRLAPEAPFPAAPEDCEAATRWVASNPAELGRQATGLITTGDSAGGNLAIVIAQALSDRPAEVPVILQAPIYPVASAVEETGSFKSFGEGFLLTARTMGFFSSSYAADPQDKRNYPILHDNHAASPPTVLITAGLDPLRDSGREYAAHLIQHGVDVIYLEAKGNVHGFITIRKAVPSAQGDVESFVAAVKLMLERHRG